One Curtobacterium herbarum genomic window carries:
- a CDS encoding zf-HC2 domain-containing protein yields MSGCDCSKAKAELEEFLHDELRHEDAADIREHMAGCEDCLTEHRVGMVLMETVKRACRETAPEQLRDEVLARLRAEQSTH; encoded by the coding sequence ATGAGCGGGTGCGACTGCTCGAAGGCGAAGGCGGAACTCGAGGAGTTCCTCCACGACGAACTGCGTCACGAGGACGCCGCGGACATCCGCGAGCACATGGCGGGCTGCGAGGACTGCCTGACCGAGCACCGCGTCGGCATGGTGCTCATGGAGACCGTCAAGCGCGCCTGCCGCGAGACCGCCCCGGAGCAGCTCCGGGACGAGGTCCTCGCCCGACTCCGCGCGGAACAGTCCACGCACTGA
- the rsgA gene encoding ribosome small subunit-dependent GTPase A, whose product MSWWDDTDGGDEDEPYGQYDESSIRVRPNPKGNRPRTKTRPSYDDAPTGWVTNVDRGRFGVLVTDEDGEHVVTATKARELGRKSVVTGDHVSLAGDVSGDEGSLARIVRVAERTSLLRRSADDSDEVERVIVANADQMLVVVAAADPEPRTRLIDRYLVAAFDAGLDPILCITKTDLADPAPFLAHFACLDLRIVTSRADDVPFAALHELLDGKVTVTVGHSGVGKSTLVNALTGSTRAIGVVNSVTGRGRHTSSSSIALRVRDGGWVIDTPGVRSFGLGHVQPENVFRAFASHAVTVQDSPDGIPLDQAHDWEIVDRVQNGELGATGVERLDSFRALLTGMGAEDPGTA is encoded by the coding sequence ATGAGCTGGTGGGACGACACCGACGGCGGCGACGAGGACGAGCCGTACGGCCAGTACGACGAGTCCAGCATCCGCGTGCGCCCGAACCCGAAGGGCAACCGGCCGCGCACCAAGACCCGTCCCTCGTACGACGACGCGCCGACCGGCTGGGTGACGAACGTCGACCGCGGTCGGTTCGGCGTCCTCGTGACGGACGAGGACGGCGAGCACGTCGTCACGGCCACGAAGGCTCGGGAGCTCGGCCGGAAGTCCGTCGTCACCGGGGACCACGTGTCGCTCGCGGGGGACGTGTCCGGCGACGAGGGGTCCCTCGCCCGCATCGTCCGGGTGGCCGAGCGCACCTCGCTGCTGCGCCGCAGCGCCGACGACTCCGACGAGGTCGAGCGCGTCATCGTCGCCAACGCCGACCAGATGCTCGTCGTCGTCGCCGCGGCCGACCCGGAACCGCGCACCCGCCTGATCGACCGCTACCTGGTGGCGGCGTTCGACGCGGGTCTCGACCCGATCCTCTGCATCACGAAGACGGACCTCGCCGACCCGGCCCCGTTCCTGGCGCACTTCGCCTGCCTGGACCTGCGCATCGTGACGAGCCGGGCGGACGACGTGCCGTTCGCCGCGCTGCACGAGCTGCTGGACGGCAAGGTCACGGTCACGGTGGGGCACTCCGGCGTCGGCAAGTCGACACTCGTGAACGCCCTGACCGGCTCGACACGGGCGATCGGCGTCGTGAACTCGGTGACCGGGCGGGGGCGGCACACGTCGTCGTCCTCGATCGCCCTGCGGGTGCGGGACGGCGGCTGGGTCATCGACACGCCGGGCGTCCGGTCGTTCGGCCTGGGGCACGTCCAGCCGGAGAACGTGTTCCGCGCGTTCGCCTCGCACGCGGTCACGGTGCAGGACTCCCCCGACGGCATCCCGCTCGACCAGGCGCACGACTGGGAGATCGTGGACCGGGTGCAGAACGGCGAGCTCGGGGCGACCGGCGTCGAGCGGCTGGACTCGTTCCGGGCGCTGCTCACCGGCATGGGCGCCGAGGACCCCGGCACGGCGTAG
- the aroA gene encoding 3-phosphoshikimate 1-carboxyvinyltransferase, with protein MAATTHSHPWTAPVARGPLQGDVALPGSKSLTNRELVLAALADGPSTIHLPLHSRDSALMTAGLRQLGVGVDEVEPTAGQPVNPYGPDLRVTPGPMRGGVRVDCGLAGTVMRFLPPLAALAEGPVTIDGDPYARKRPMAAIIQALVDLGVQVTDDGGGAMPFTVVGTGSVRGGSLDIDASASSQFVSGLLLSAPRFTEGLHLRHTGERLPSLPHIAMTVEVLRARGVQVDEPSVGEWVVHPGPIRARDVTIEPDLSNAAPFAVAALVAGGTVRIRTWPTETTQVGADLETLLPLWGATVTRDGADLVFDGGVGIRGGASVPGVDLDLTRGGELAPALVALAALADGPSEVSGIGHLRGHETDRLAALAADVNGLGGAVTERPEGLRIEPARLHGGDWAAYEDHRMATAGAVVGLVTDGVAVDDIGSTAKTLPQFPELWADLLATSTDAETTEGDPA; from the coding sequence ATGGCAGCCACGACGCATTCCCACCCCTGGACCGCCCCGGTCGCGCGCGGCCCGCTGCAGGGCGACGTCGCCCTGCCGGGCTCGAAGTCGCTGACGAACCGGGAGCTCGTGCTCGCCGCCCTGGCCGACGGCCCGTCGACGATCCACCTGCCGCTGCACTCGCGTGACTCCGCGCTGATGACGGCCGGGCTCCGGCAGCTCGGTGTCGGGGTCGACGAGGTCGAGCCGACGGCCGGGCAGCCGGTGAACCCGTACGGCCCGGACCTCCGCGTGACGCCCGGGCCGATGCGCGGCGGCGTCCGGGTGGACTGCGGTCTCGCCGGCACCGTGATGCGCTTCCTGCCGCCGCTCGCCGCCCTGGCCGAGGGGCCGGTGACGATCGACGGCGACCCGTACGCCCGGAAGCGCCCGATGGCCGCGATCATCCAGGCGCTCGTCGACCTCGGGGTGCAGGTCACGGACGACGGCGGTGGCGCGATGCCGTTCACCGTCGTCGGCACCGGCTCGGTCCGCGGCGGCTCGCTCGACATCGACGCGTCGGCGTCGTCCCAGTTCGTCTCCGGCCTGCTGCTCTCCGCGCCGCGCTTCACCGAGGGGCTGCACCTGCGGCACACCGGGGAACGGCTGCCGAGCCTGCCGCACATCGCGATGACCGTCGAGGTCCTGCGTGCGCGCGGTGTGCAGGTGGACGAGCCGTCGGTCGGCGAGTGGGTCGTGCACCCCGGTCCGATCCGCGCGCGTGACGTGACGATCGAACCGGACCTCTCGAACGCGGCCCCGTTCGCGGTGGCCGCCCTCGTGGCCGGTGGGACGGTCCGGATCCGGACCTGGCCCACCGAGACGACGCAGGTCGGTGCCGACCTCGAGACGCTCCTGCCGCTGTGGGGCGCGACCGTGACCCGCGACGGTGCCGACCTGGTGTTCGACGGCGGCGTCGGGATCCGGGGTGGGGCCTCCGTCCCGGGTGTGGACCTGGACCTGACGCGCGGCGGCGAACTCGCCCCGGCGCTCGTCGCGCTGGCGGCCCTGGCCGACGGCCCGAGCGAGGTGTCCGGCATCGGCCACCTGCGCGGCCACGAGACGGACCGTCTGGCCGCGCTGGCGGCGGACGTCAACGGTCTCGGAGGCGCGGTGACGGAACGCCCCGAGGGGCTCCGGATCGAGCCGGCGCGGCTCCACGGCGGCGACTGGGCCGCGTACGAGGACCACCGGATGGCCACCGCCGGGGCCGTCGTCGGCCTGGTGACGGACGGCGTGGCGGTCGACGACATCGGTTCGACCGCGAAGACGCTGCCGCAGTTCCCGGAGCTGTGGGCGGACCTGCTGGCGACGAGCACGGACGCCGAGACCACCGAGGGAGACCCGGCATGA
- a CDS encoding helix-turn-helix transcriptional regulator translates to MDLTGRRTEVDRITTLAVLPRESALVVVGDPGSGRTSVLDAASSRVSLPVVRIGVNGSESRWPLGGVTTLFSALDDPRAAAHVSRILGSVRDADPAQVIVVAHELLDTLRTLQTAPTMVLIDDLDRMDEASQTLIAFLAGRLVGTSLRIVATVTSVPSDGPLAALPSLRLGALHPDEALLLAREMASDDANDGVLAVIAEQTAGNPGVLREQLGMLRREQLLGTEPLVLPLRPTPTTDRVAGPVVASVPGRDLDVLTRLSLVPVTRAAGPEWDRDVVEDLASVGLVTVRGPSISVRSPLVRSYLHWRMTARDRRAAHAELAVSATAHDPRAAAWHRSFTDDVPDAVALLHAALASATDGDAGAAVTLTERALHVGTGSESEHLALLAVAEVLLAHRLLGYAARYLAAIAPFRSRLDDVRRLRLHYSVQYLSGEAVEADELLVPADATDAAETEAVTGLLAMVAAFRAEAWELEHARDLLHRAGPFEPALPAHTAQILQAARHMVAAVDGHLPPDRELHDGLTTTSLLALADPTLLLLAHALSLSERYRSARRVFALVLARSSHTAPVWVEAARYLTAENEVRSGNFRLALRAIDAWETGSSVVERLREPSRAIAIAWRHFLEGHPSACLEVLDRCLAVRSTSGLWGATAKLHALRGLVLLFEGRAEEAAVALETADAIGRTVRNPTVLRHLGDLVEAYVRLGRTDDARTVTARLAADHRAHPSRWGALVLARSLALVGDDTTRDAARHRALELFEPTDSQFERARTLAALAATGTGADRARLGAAAAAAYEATGLRRPLVAPQGVAAMPPAVGSSTLRQPQADSTPSPTTPRSAPEGTPVLTLLTAEEQAVVQKVTEGYRNREIASSLYMSQRTVELRLTQIYRKVGARSRSHLVALLG, encoded by the coding sequence ATGGATCTCACCGGTCGACGCACTGAGGTCGACCGGATCACGACCCTCGCCGTACTCCCTCGGGAGTCCGCGCTGGTCGTCGTCGGCGACCCCGGCTCCGGACGCACGAGCGTCCTCGACGCGGCCAGCAGCCGCGTCTCCCTCCCCGTCGTCCGCATCGGCGTGAACGGCAGCGAGTCCCGCTGGCCGCTCGGTGGTGTGACGACGCTCTTCAGCGCACTCGACGACCCCCGGGCCGCCGCACACGTCTCCCGCATCCTCGGGTCCGTGCGTGACGCGGACCCGGCCCAGGTCATCGTCGTGGCGCACGAACTCCTCGACACGCTGCGCACCCTGCAGACGGCGCCGACCATGGTCCTCATCGACGACCTCGACCGGATGGACGAGGCGAGCCAGACGCTCATCGCGTTTCTCGCCGGCCGACTCGTCGGGACGTCCCTGCGGATCGTCGCCACGGTGACGAGCGTGCCGTCCGACGGCCCGCTCGCGGCCCTGCCGTCGCTGCGCCTGGGAGCCCTCCACCCGGACGAGGCACTGCTGCTCGCCCGCGAGATGGCCTCCGACGACGCCAACGACGGTGTGCTGGCGGTCATCGCGGAGCAGACCGCCGGCAACCCCGGCGTCCTCCGGGAACAGCTCGGCATGCTCCGCCGTGAGCAGCTGCTCGGCACGGAACCCCTCGTGCTGCCGCTCCGCCCCACCCCGACGACGGACCGCGTCGCGGGCCCCGTGGTCGCGTCGGTCCCAGGACGCGATCTGGACGTCCTCACCCGCCTCTCCCTGGTGCCCGTCACCAGGGCCGCCGGGCCGGAGTGGGACCGCGACGTCGTCGAGGACCTCGCGTCCGTCGGGCTCGTCACGGTCCGCGGCCCGTCGATCTCGGTCCGTTCCCCGCTCGTGCGCTCGTACCTGCACTGGCGGATGACGGCTCGCGACCGACGGGCGGCGCACGCCGAACTCGCCGTCTCCGCGACCGCCCACGACCCGCGCGCCGCAGCGTGGCACCGGAGCTTCACCGACGACGTCCCGGACGCCGTCGCCCTCCTGCACGCCGCCCTGGCGTCCGCGACGGACGGCGACGCCGGTGCCGCGGTGACGCTCACCGAGCGCGCCCTGCACGTCGGCACCGGGTCCGAGAGCGAGCACCTGGCGCTCCTCGCGGTCGCCGAGGTCCTGCTCGCGCACCGACTGCTCGGCTACGCGGCGCGCTACCTCGCCGCGATCGCACCGTTCCGGTCCCGCCTCGACGACGTGCGCCGCCTGCGGTTGCACTACTCGGTGCAGTACCTCAGCGGCGAGGCGGTCGAGGCCGACGAACTGCTCGTCCCCGCCGACGCGACCGACGCCGCCGAGACGGAGGCCGTGACGGGTCTCCTGGCCATGGTCGCCGCCTTCCGGGCCGAGGCCTGGGAGCTGGAGCACGCCCGCGACCTGCTGCACCGGGCCGGCCCGTTCGAGCCCGCCCTGCCGGCACACACGGCGCAGATCCTGCAGGCCGCACGGCACATGGTCGCCGCGGTCGACGGACACCTGCCGCCGGACCGGGAACTGCACGACGGACTGACGACGACCAGCCTGCTGGCCCTCGCCGACCCGACGCTGCTGCTCCTGGCCCACGCGCTCAGCCTGTCCGAGCGGTACCGCAGCGCCCGCCGGGTGTTCGCGCTGGTCCTGGCCCGGTCGTCGCACACCGCGCCGGTGTGGGTCGAGGCGGCCCGGTACCTGACCGCGGAGAACGAGGTGCGCTCGGGCAACTTCCGGCTCGCCCTCCGTGCGATCGACGCGTGGGAGACCGGCTCGAGCGTCGTCGAGCGACTGCGGGAGCCCTCGCGGGCCATCGCGATCGCCTGGCGGCACTTCCTCGAGGGACACCCGTCGGCGTGCCTCGAGGTCCTCGACCGGTGCCTGGCCGTCCGCTCCACGAGCGGGCTCTGGGGTGCGACGGCGAAGCTGCACGCGCTGCGTGGGCTGGTCCTGCTGTTCGAGGGCCGCGCCGAGGAGGCCGCGGTCGCGCTCGAGACCGCCGACGCCATCGGGCGCACGGTGCGGAACCCGACGGTGCTCCGGCACCTCGGAGACCTGGTCGAGGCCTACGTCCGGCTGGGACGCACCGACGACGCACGGACGGTGACGGCCCGGCTGGCCGCCGACCACCGGGCACACCCGTCACGCTGGGGTGCCCTCGTCCTGGCCCGGAGCCTGGCGCTCGTCGGTGACGACACCACCCGGGACGCCGCCCGGCACCGAGCGCTCGAGCTGTTCGAGCCCACGGACTCGCAGTTCGAACGAGCCAGGACCCTCGCCGCACTCGCGGCGACGGGCACCGGTGCCGACCGCGCCCGGCTCGGGGCCGCCGCCGCCGCGGCCTACGAGGCCACCGGACTCCGGCGTCCGCTCGTCGCCCCGCAGGGCGTCGCCGCGATGCCGCCGGCCGTCGGCTCGTCGACGCTCCGGCAGCCGCAGGCCGACTCGACGCCGTCGCCGACGACGCCGCGGAGCGCCCCGGAGGGCACGCCGGTGCTCACCCTGCTCACCGCCGAGGAGCAGGCCGTGGTCCAGAAGGTCACGGAGGGCTACCGGAACCGCGAGATCGCCTCGTCGCTGTACATGTCGCAGCGCACGGTGGAGCTCCGGCTCACGCAGATCTACCGGAAGGTGGGGGCGCGCTCACGCTCGCACCTGGTGGCGCTGCTGGGGTAG
- a CDS encoding GNAT family N-acetyltransferase — protein MTDAEPISTWTEPDVAAVTDLVRLLGHQVEPAAMQARLDRLTPEAGHRTWVVRGDDGRPIAVAGAQVTWTYASDEPTAQLLLLVVDPTARRHGTGSALLGTFETWAAEQGARRLSAVSAAATDNAHRFYQRRGYHEAGVRYTRLV, from the coding sequence ATGACCGACGCCGAGCCGATCAGCACCTGGACCGAACCCGACGTCGCCGCGGTGACCGACCTGGTGCGCCTCCTCGGCCACCAGGTGGAACCCGCCGCGATGCAGGCCCGACTCGATCGGCTCACCCCGGAGGCCGGACACCGCACCTGGGTGGTCCGCGGCGACGACGGTCGTCCGATCGCCGTCGCCGGCGCGCAGGTCACCTGGACCTACGCCAGCGACGAGCCGACCGCGCAGCTGCTGCTGCTCGTCGTCGACCCGACGGCCAGGAGGCACGGCACCGGTTCCGCGCTCCTCGGCACCTTCGAGACGTGGGCGGCCGAGCAGGGCGCGCGCCGGCTGTCCGCCGTCAGTGCCGCGGCGACCGACAACGCCCACCGCTTCTACCAGCGCCGCGGCTACCACGAGGCCGGCGTGCGGTACACAAGGTTGGTCTAG
- a CDS encoding sigma-70 family RNA polymerase sigma factor, translating into MTTDEPQHAPDDLVDETEAQLDAVEDDDLAGLDAEPEPEPVDAKTVSEHELRRLFEDQALPFMDQLYGAAMRMTRNPADASDLVQETFVKAFAAFRQFRQGTNLKAWLYRILTNTFINTYRKNQRNPYQGTIDELEDWQLGGAESVTQSISARSAEADAIDHLPSSAVKDALQAIPEDFRMAVYFADVEGFSYQEIADIMKTPVGTVMSRLHRGRRLLRGLLADHARETGVVPDAASTATMRGRGRGAGTRAATTAGTRTTRKDAR; encoded by the coding sequence ATGACGACCGACGAACCGCAGCACGCACCGGACGACCTGGTCGACGAGACCGAGGCGCAGCTCGACGCCGTCGAGGACGACGACCTCGCCGGCCTCGACGCCGAGCCGGAGCCGGAGCCCGTCGACGCGAAGACCGTGTCCGAGCACGAGCTGCGCCGGCTGTTCGAGGACCAGGCGCTGCCGTTCATGGACCAGCTGTACGGCGCCGCGATGCGGATGACCCGGAACCCGGCCGACGCCTCCGACCTGGTGCAGGAGACCTTCGTGAAGGCGTTCGCCGCCTTCCGACAGTTCCGCCAGGGCACGAACCTCAAGGCGTGGCTCTACCGGATCCTCACGAACACGTTCATCAACACGTACCGCAAGAACCAGCGGAACCCCTACCAGGGCACGATCGACGAGCTCGAGGACTGGCAGCTGGGCGGCGCGGAGAGCGTGACCCAGTCGATCTCGGCGCGCTCCGCCGAGGCCGACGCCATCGACCACCTGCCTTCCTCCGCCGTGAAGGACGCGCTGCAGGCCATCCCGGAGGACTTCCGGATGGCCGTCTACTTCGCCGATGTCGAAGGGTTCTCCTACCAGGAGATCGCCGACATCATGAAGACCCCCGTGGGGACGGTCATGAGCCGCCTCCACCGTGGACGCCGGCTCCTCCGTGGACTGCTGGCCGACCACGCACGCGAGACCGGTGTCGTCCCGGACGCAGCGTCGACGGCGACGATGCGCGGACGAGGCCGAGGTGCAGGCACGCGGGCGGCCACGACGGCCGGCACCCGCACGACCCGGAAGGACGCACGATGA
- a CDS encoding inositol monophosphatase family protein, with amino-acid sequence MDLSADLDFARSLADTADAISLDRFRAGDLHVSEKADHTAVTDADQAVERALRERLTAERPDDAFLGEETTADTGADALSEGHRQWVVDPIDGTANYLRGVPVWATLIALAVDGRPVLGVVSAPALGKRWWAAAGLGAHSLEGPLHVSGVSTLEDASLSYNSLQQWDDDDRLDTLVALSRTVWRTRAYGDMWSYMMVAEGVLDVAGEPDLKPWDIAALVPIVEEAGGRFTSLDGDPGPWHGSALATNGLVHDAVVEVVRRG; translated from the coding sequence GTGGACCTCAGCGCCGACCTGGACTTCGCCCGTTCCCTCGCCGACACCGCCGACGCGATCAGCCTCGACCGCTTCCGCGCCGGCGACCTGCACGTGTCGGAGAAGGCCGACCACACCGCGGTCACCGACGCCGACCAGGCCGTCGAGCGGGCGCTCCGCGAGCGACTCACGGCCGAACGACCGGACGACGCGTTCCTCGGCGAGGAGACCACCGCGGACACCGGTGCCGACGCGCTGAGCGAGGGGCACCGCCAGTGGGTCGTCGACCCGATCGACGGCACGGCGAACTACCTCCGCGGCGTGCCGGTGTGGGCGACCCTCATCGCACTGGCGGTCGACGGCCGTCCGGTCCTCGGCGTGGTGAGCGCCCCGGCGCTGGGCAAGCGCTGGTGGGCCGCCGCGGGCCTCGGTGCGCACTCCCTCGAGGGACCGCTGCACGTCTCCGGCGTCAGCACGCTCGAGGACGCCAGCCTCAGCTACAACTCGCTGCAGCAGTGGGACGACGACGACCGGCTCGACACCCTCGTCGCGCTGTCCCGGACGGTCTGGCGCACCCGCGCCTACGGCGACATGTGGTCGTACATGATGGTCGCCGAGGGGGTCCTCGACGTCGCCGGCGAACCGGACCTGAAGCCGTGGGACATCGCCGCCCTCGTGCCGATCGTCGAGGAGGCCGGCGGACGGTTCACCTCGCTCGACGGCGACCCGGGTCCGTGGCACGGCAGCGCCCTCGCGACGAACGGCCTGGTCCACGACGCGGTCGTCGAGGTCGTCCGCCGCGGATGA